The genomic interval TAATTTAGATCCCATTTTTTTACTGCTCCTCTAAGTCTTTTATCAGTTTTTCTCTATCGTTTGTATTTTTTATTAAAAGTTTTATTTCTTTTGGCAGAGCAAACTCAATAAAGCTTTTTGCATTTTCCTTGTTTGATATTATGTGTTTGAAAAACTTATCATGAACTTGGTGTATTTCATTCATAAGGCTGATTTAAACACAACAAATAAGAAATGTCAAATAAGTAATTTTTGT from Thermodesulfobium sp. 4217-1 carries:
- a CDS encoding Rpn family recombination-promoting nuclease/putative transposase; its protein translation is MNEIHQVHDKFFKHIISNKENAKSFIEFALPKEIKLLIKNTNDREKLIKDLEEQ